A window from Lagopus muta isolate bLagMut1 chromosome 5, bLagMut1 primary, whole genome shotgun sequence encodes these proteins:
- the LOC125693688 gene encoding LOW QUALITY PROTEIN: serine/arginine repetitive matrix protein 1-like (The sequence of the model RefSeq protein was modified relative to this genomic sequence to represent the inferred CDS: inserted 2 bases in 1 codon; deleted 2 bases in 1 codon): protein MGGGRRGPSARLSRPGRSQPGPPGALGAALAAAPRDGMSPADPSRGAGGGPRSAPTERQRPGSRRPSRRQQVLGCALDTEREEKTGRAIAAAPRDEEDEEDRRRTAPPPARCLAGATGPRCPGVTARKRPALPSPRYPSRPGRPSPPSRVALPGRRRFLRGGAVRVPAPPPPPAAGACAPHSPARFPRSRNRLAPPAPPRLLRRMRKRHSTAAAAAPQQLRAGNSGVRRWVXVYPRDEAVAERANSSAPRRPAGCRSRALEEVLLLYFLICISVASPVLAAGQRTRAVCLPKSP, encoded by the exons ATGGGAGGCGGCCGCCGGGGTCCCTCGGCGCGCCTCTCCCGGCCGGGCCGCTCGCAGCCGGGGCCGCCCGGCGCCTTGGGCGCCGCCCTCGCGGCCGCTCCGAGGGATGGGATGAGCCCAGCCGATCCGAGCCGAGGCGCCGGGGGAGGGCCTCGCTCAGCGCCTACCGAGCGGCAACGACCGGGCTCCCGGCGCCCATCGCGTCGGCAACAAGTGCTGGGCTGCGCGCTTGACACGGAGCGTGAGGAGAAGACGGGCCGAGCGATCGCCGCCGCCCCGCGGGATGAAGAGGACGAGGAGGACAGGAGAAGGACTGCCCCGCCGCCGGCCCGCTGTCTGGCCGGAGCGACAGGCCCGCGGTGTCCCGGAGTGACGGCGCGGAAGCGGCCGGCGCTCCCCTCGCCTCGCTATCCCTCCCGCCCCGGCCGCCCCTCCCCGCCCTCTCGCGTAGCGCTGCCCGGGCGGCGCCGTTTCCTGCGGGGCGGGGCAGTGCGGGTCCCGGCacctccccctcctcctgccGCCGGCGCGTGCGCACCCCATTCTCCCGCCCGCTTCCCGCGCTCCCGGAACCGCctcgccccgcccgccccgccaCGACTCCTCCGGCGCATGCGCAAACGCCATTCCactgccgccgccgccgcc cccCAACAGCTGCGCGCCGGCAACAGCGGGGTGAGGAGGTGGGT CGTCTATCCACGTGACGAGGCGGTGGCGGAGCGCGCCAATAGCAGCGCGCCGAGGCGTCCGGCGG GGTGCAGGAGTCGAGCGCTCGAGGAGGTTCTTCTTCTTTACTTCCTTATTTGTATCTCGGTGGCCAGCCCTGTACTCGCAGCTGGGCAACGAACGAGAGCTGTTTGTTTGCCGAAGAGCCCTTAA